From the Accumulibacter sp. genome, one window contains:
- the ettA gene encoding energy-dependent translational throttle protein EttA, protein MAQYVFTMNRVGKIVPPKRQIIKDISLSFFPGAKIGLLGLNGSGKSTVLRIMAGVDRDIIGEATPMPGLNIGYLPQEPQLDPVKTVRQEVESGLGEAFAAQAMLDAVYAAYAEPDADFDKLAEEQARLEAIIASSGADLDNQLELAADALRLPPWEALIGNLSGGEKRRVALCKLLLAKPDMLLLDEPTNHLDAESVDWLEQFLVRFPGTVVAVTHDRYFLDNAAEWILELDRGQGIPWKGNYSSWLEQKEARLETEARQEAGRIKAMKQELEWVRQNPKARQAKSKARLARFDELSNVEYQKRNETQEIFIPVGERLGGKVIEFRNVRKSFGDRLLIDDLSFSVPPGAIVGIIGPNGAGKSTLFRMLTGSEQPDSGEIDIGDTVRLAYVDQSRDCLDGSKTVFEEISGGADILTVGKYETPARAYIGRFNFKGADQQKHVGQLSGGERGRLHMAKTLIAGGNVLLLDEPSNDLDVETLRALEDALLEFAGCVLVISHDRWFLDRICSHILACEGDSQWTFFSGNYHEYEEDKRRRLGDEAARPKRIRYRPITR, encoded by the coding sequence ATGGCTCAATACGTATTCACGATGAACCGGGTGGGCAAGATCGTCCCGCCCAAGCGCCAGATCATCAAGGACATCTCGCTCTCTTTCTTCCCCGGCGCGAAGATCGGTCTGCTCGGGCTCAACGGCTCGGGCAAGTCAACCGTGCTGCGCATCATGGCCGGCGTCGACCGCGACATCATCGGCGAGGCAACGCCGATGCCCGGGCTGAACATCGGCTACCTGCCGCAGGAGCCGCAGCTCGACCCGGTCAAGACCGTCCGCCAGGAAGTCGAGTCCGGACTCGGCGAGGCCTTCGCCGCGCAGGCGATGCTGGATGCGGTCTATGCCGCCTACGCCGAACCCGACGCCGACTTCGACAAGCTCGCCGAGGAGCAGGCGCGGCTCGAGGCGATCATCGCCAGCAGCGGCGCCGACCTCGACAACCAGCTCGAACTGGCCGCCGACGCACTGCGCCTGCCGCCGTGGGAGGCGCTGATCGGCAATCTCTCCGGTGGCGAGAAGCGCCGCGTCGCGCTGTGCAAGCTGCTGCTCGCGAAACCCGACATGCTGCTCCTCGACGAGCCGACCAACCACCTCGACGCCGAATCGGTCGATTGGCTCGAGCAGTTCCTCGTCCGCTTCCCCGGCACCGTCGTCGCGGTGACGCACGACCGCTACTTCCTCGACAATGCCGCCGAGTGGATCCTCGAACTCGACCGCGGCCAGGGAATCCCCTGGAAGGGCAACTACTCGAGCTGGCTCGAACAGAAGGAAGCCCGCCTGGAGACCGAAGCGCGCCAGGAAGCCGGGCGCATCAAGGCGATGAAGCAGGAACTCGAATGGGTGCGGCAAAACCCGAAGGCGCGACAGGCGAAGAGCAAGGCGCGGCTGGCGCGCTTCGACGAACTGTCCAACGTCGAGTACCAGAAGCGCAACGAGACGCAGGAAATCTTCATCCCGGTCGGCGAGCGCCTCGGCGGCAAGGTGATCGAGTTCCGCAACGTTCGCAAGTCCTTCGGTGACCGCCTGCTGATCGATGATCTGAGCTTCAGCGTACCGCCGGGGGCGATCGTCGGCATCATCGGCCCGAACGGCGCCGGCAAGTCGACGCTCTTCCGCATGCTCACCGGCAGCGAGCAGCCCGACTCGGGCGAGATCGACATCGGCGACACCGTCCGCCTCGCCTATGTGGACCAGAGCCGCGACTGCCTCGACGGCAGCAAGACGGTTTTCGAGGAGATCTCGGGCGGCGCCGACATCCTCACCGTCGGCAAGTACGAAACGCCGGCGCGCGCCTACATCGGCCGCTTCAACTTCAAGGGCGCCGACCAGCAGAAGCACGTCGGCCAGCTCTCGGGCGGCGAGCGCGGACGGCTGCACATGGCGAAGACACTGATCGCCGGCGGCAATGTCCTCCTGCTCGACGAGCCGTCGAACGACCTCGACGTCGAAACGCTGCGCGCGCTCGAGGACGCACTGCTCGAGTTCGCCGGCTGCGTCCTCGTCATCTCGCACGACCGCTGGTTCCTCGACCGCATCTGCTCGCACATCCTCGCCTGCGAGGGAGATTCGCAATGGACCTTCTTCAGCGGCAACTACCACGAGTACGAGGAAGACAAGCGACGCCGCCTCGGCGACGAGGCCGCCCGCCCGAAACGGATCCGCTACCGGCCGATCACGCGCTAG
- a CDS encoding sodium:calcium antiporter — MNHLGIPALLFVFAAAAAATWIAGVWLAKATDVLDDRFGLGETIGGIVLLSITGALPELAITISAVSSGHLDIAAGNLIGGVAMQTLVLVIADRFVTGPRPLSTLSASLLPALEGVLVICVVGITVMSGLLPATAAVGPLGVGSIAIFVVWLVGMLALARCRDRQDMDLVVPAEPAAQATKTAADRADRGNVLANASTARNVAIFVAASLVTLVAGVVLEQSGDRLADLMGINGVLFGATVLAFASALPEISTAVTGVQMRSYTLVFGDIFGGNAFQLILFVLADLLAGQPVLTHEGRANAWIGMIGLVMTAVYVAGILLRHPRRYWGIGADSWAALLIYVLGTWGFVLVSG, encoded by the coding sequence ATGAACCACCTTGGAATCCCCGCCCTCCTGTTTGTCTTCGCCGCCGCCGCGGCCGCGACCTGGATCGCCGGCGTCTGGCTGGCGAAGGCGACCGACGTCCTGGATGATCGCTTCGGCCTCGGCGAGACGATCGGCGGCATAGTTCTGCTATCGATCACCGGCGCGCTGCCCGAACTGGCGATCACGATCAGCGCGGTCAGCAGCGGCCACCTGGACATCGCCGCCGGTAACCTGATCGGTGGCGTCGCCATGCAGACCCTGGTGCTGGTCATCGCTGACCGCTTCGTCACCGGCCCACGCCCCCTGTCGACCCTGTCGGCATCGTTGCTCCCGGCACTGGAGGGCGTTCTCGTCATCTGTGTCGTCGGCATCACCGTGATGAGCGGCCTCCTCCCCGCCACCGCCGCCGTCGGCCCGCTCGGTGTCGGGAGCATCGCGATCTTCGTCGTCTGGCTGGTCGGCATGCTGGCCCTTGCCCGCTGCCGGGACCGGCAGGACATGGATCTCGTCGTCCCTGCCGAACCTGCCGCGCAAGCGACGAAGACGGCAGCCGATCGAGCGGACAGGGGCAATGTCCTCGCGAACGCCAGCACGGCCAGGAACGTGGCGATCTTCGTCGCCGCTTCGCTGGTGACGCTGGTCGCCGGCGTCGTCCTCGAACAAAGCGGCGACCGCCTGGCCGACCTGATGGGCATCAACGGCGTCCTCTTCGGCGCGACGGTCCTGGCGTTCGCCTCGGCCCTGCCGGAGATCAGCACCGCCGTCACCGGCGTGCAGATGAGAAGCTACACGCTCGTCTTCGGCGACATCTTCGGCGGCAACGCCTTCCAGCTCATTCTGTTCGTCCTCGCCGACCTGCTCGCCGGGCAGCCCGTGCTGACGCACGAAGGACGGGCGAACGCCTGGATCGGCATGATCGGCCTGGTCATGACGGCAGTGTACGTAGCCGGCATCCTGCTGCGCCACCCGCGGCGCTACTGGGGCATCGGTGCCGACTCGTGGGCCGCCCTGCTGATCTACGTCCTCGGCACTTGGGGATTCGTCCTGGTCTCCGGCTGA
- a CDS encoding L-serine ammonia-lyase — translation MKSLQELFRIGLGPSSSHTMGPRFAATAFSAANPTAARLRVTLYGTLAATGRGHLTDLAVSAPFSPTPVDIVWLPEQSLPRHPNGMQFEALDAGGRVLAARVVYSVGGGALLDEDGQPDGGGEVYPHAGMDAVLDETEREGLRIWEIVERHEGPAIWCHLANVWKSMQRTIATGLNAEGRLPGTLKVPRKASAYHARAQSLAGYFGQTALQFAYALAVSEENAAGGEVVTAPTCGACGVLPAVLFFLQQNARLPDEKIHRALATAGMIGNIVKRNASISGAEVGCQGEVGTACAMAAGAAAQLLGASVRQIEYAAEMGLEHHLGLTCDPIGGYVQIPCIERNAIAAVRAVDCAAYALLSDGHHIVSFDEVVRTMWETGRDLKASYRETARGGLARIHALRSKGSGPFRGMGS, via the coding sequence ATGAAGTCCCTGCAGGAACTCTTTCGCATCGGCCTCGGCCCCTCGAGCAGCCACACCATGGGGCCGCGCTTCGCCGCGACGGCGTTCAGCGCCGCCAACCCGACGGCGGCACGTCTGCGCGTCACGCTCTACGGCACGCTCGCGGCCACCGGACGGGGCCACCTGACTGACCTGGCGGTCAGCGCGCCGTTCTCGCCGACACCGGTCGATATCGTCTGGCTGCCTGAACAGTCGCTGCCGCGACACCCGAACGGAATGCAGTTCGAGGCGCTCGACGCCGGCGGCCGCGTCCTGGCGGCGCGCGTCGTTTACTCCGTTGGCGGCGGAGCCCTGCTCGACGAAGACGGGCAGCCCGACGGCGGCGGCGAGGTCTATCCGCATGCCGGCATGGACGCGGTTCTCGACGAGACCGAACGCGAGGGCCTGCGCATCTGGGAGATCGTCGAGCGCCACGAGGGTCCAGCGATCTGGTGCCACTTGGCCAACGTCTGGAAGAGCATGCAGCGGACGATTGCGACCGGCCTGAACGCGGAAGGGCGTCTGCCGGGAACGCTCAAGGTGCCGCGCAAGGCTTCCGCCTATCACGCCCGAGCGCAGAGCCTCGCCGGCTACTTCGGCCAGACAGCTCTGCAATTTGCCTATGCGCTGGCGGTGTCGGAAGAGAACGCCGCCGGCGGCGAGGTGGTGACGGCGCCAACCTGCGGTGCCTGCGGCGTGCTGCCCGCCGTCCTCTTCTTCCTGCAGCAGAATGCGCGGTTGCCGGACGAGAAGATCCATCGCGCGCTGGCGACGGCCGGCATGATCGGCAACATCGTCAAGCGCAACGCGTCGATCTCGGGAGCCGAAGTCGGCTGCCAAGGTGAGGTGGGCACCGCCTGCGCCATGGCGGCGGGCGCCGCCGCGCAACTCCTGGGCGCTTCGGTGCGGCAGATCGAGTATGCGGCCGAGATGGGGCTGGAACATCATCTGGGCCTGACCTGCGACCCGATCGGCGGTTACGTTCAGATCCCCTGCATCGAACGCAATGCCATCGCTGCTGTCCGCGCGGTCGATTGCGCCGCCTACGCCCTGCTCTCCGACGGTCACCACATCGTCTCCTTCGACGAGGTGGTTCGCACGATGTGGGAGACCGGCCGCGACCTCAAGGCGAGTTACCGGGAGACCGCACGCGGCGGCCTGGCCCGGATCCACGCCCTGCGCAGCAAGGGCTCCGGGCCCTTCCGCGGCATGGGCAGTTGA
- a CDS encoding NAD-dependent epimerase/dehydratase family protein: MATTTGAVVLTGGTGYLGTSLAERLLARGHRVRLLVRRAAAGRAASGAEIVVGNALDSVSIASALQAGDTLVHLVGTAHPSPAKAADFEAVDLASIRAAVDAASRVAIAHLVYVSVAQPAPVMRAYVAARAAGEAAIAGSGVRATILRPWYVVGPGHRGPLILTPLYALAARVPHWRPAAQRLGLVSLEQMTGALVRAVEKPPASALSIVEVPEIRAPG, from the coding sequence ATGGCAACGACCACTGGCGCCGTGGTGCTGACCGGCGGCACCGGTTATCTCGGCACATCCCTGGCGGAGCGACTGCTCGCCCGCGGACACCGCGTCCGGCTCCTGGTGCGCCGCGCCGCAGCGGGGCGCGCCGCGTCCGGCGCAGAGATCGTCGTCGGCAACGCGCTCGACAGCGTGTCGATCGCCAGCGCCCTGCAGGCCGGCGACACCCTCGTTCACCTGGTCGGTACGGCGCACCCCAGTCCAGCGAAGGCGGCGGACTTCGAGGCGGTCGATCTCGCGTCGATCCGCGCCGCGGTAGACGCGGCGTCGCGGGTCGCGATCGCCCACCTCGTGTACGTCAGCGTTGCGCAACCGGCACCCGTGATGCGCGCCTACGTCGCCGCCCGGGCCGCCGGTGAAGCGGCGATCGCCGGCAGCGGTGTGCGCGCGACGATCCTGCGTCCCTGGTACGTCGTTGGCCCTGGGCATCGCGGGCCGCTCATCCTGACGCCACTCTACGCCCTGGCCGCGCGTGTTCCGCACTGGCGCCCAGCGGCCCAGCGCCTCGGTCTGGTCAGTCTGGAGCAGATGACCGGGGCACTCGTCCGGGCAGTCGAAAAGCCGCCAGCATCCGCGCTGTCCATCGTCGAGGTGCCGGAAATCCGCGCCCCCGGCTGA
- a CDS encoding cupin domain-containing protein, which translates to MTKSTATYWNVLSPQAQERWAPVKGLEGIAEELTLSIDEESGEYTKLTRFLPGADTTAFGGKTHLYPEEVFIVSGRLYDKAFEMWLEAGHYASRPPGELHGPFKTDVGCVVLEISFPNRVG; encoded by the coding sequence ATGACCAAGTCCACCGCCACCTACTGGAACGTGTTGAGTCCGCAAGCACAGGAACGCTGGGCTCCGGTCAAAGGACTGGAAGGCATAGCTGAGGAACTGACTCTGAGCATTGATGAAGAGTCGGGCGAATACACGAAATTGACCCGCTTTCTTCCTGGCGCAGATACAACCGCCTTCGGCGGCAAGACCCATCTCTACCCCGAAGAAGTATTCATCGTCAGCGGTCGCCTCTATGACAAGGCGTTTGAAATGTGGCTGGAGGCTGGACACTATGCCAGTCGGCCTCCTGGGGAACTTCATGGCCCATTCAAAACCGATGTCGGGTGCGTAGTGCTGGAAATATCGTTTCCCAATCGTGTTGGTTAG
- a CDS encoding DUF805 domain-containing protein: protein MQSLLFSFEGRISRKPFWMFMLVVIAGSFLTTVIDMATTKQETGAASLLFILIVLWPSLAIQVKRWHDRDKSGWWVLINFIPILGPIWALVETGFLTGTEGSNRFGDNPLKQTT, encoded by the coding sequence ATGCAAAGCTTGCTTTTTTCGTTCGAAGGCAGAATAAGCCGCAAACCATTTTGGATGTTTATGCTGGTAGTTATTGCAGGTTCATTCCTCACTACCGTAATTGATATGGCAACCACGAAACAGGAAACAGGTGCGGCGTCTCTATTGTTCATATTGATAGTTCTATGGCCTTCGTTAGCGATCCAAGTAAAAAGATGGCACGATAGAGATAAATCTGGATGGTGGGTGCTGATTAATTTCATTCCAATCCTCGGGCCTATATGGGCCCTTGTTGAGACCGGGTTTCTCACGGGAACAGAAGGTAGTAACCGCTTTGGTGATAACCCATTGAAACAAACAACCTAA
- a CDS encoding DUF4160 domain-containing protein produces MHIHVAHSHGETKFWLQPSLTLANHTDQSKQELAYAERVVARHLEEIMDAWHERSGG; encoded by the coding sequence ATGCACATCCATGTGGCCCACTCACATGGGGAGACCAAGTTCTGGCTGCAACCGAGTCTGACGCTGGCCAACCATACCGACCAGTCCAAGCAGGAACTGGCCTACGCTGAGCGCGTCGTCGCTCGTCACCTTGAGGAGATCATGGATGCCTGGCACGAACGTTCCGGCGGCTGA
- a CDS encoding DUF2442 domain-containing protein has protein sequence MPGTNVPAAEVTHVSMHGFWLVLGDEELLLPFSEFPWLRQATIEQLTTIEWPSPDHLYWPLLDVDLSVASIRHPEDFPLVSAVSAGPALQPDAPQGARR, from the coding sequence ATGCCTGGCACGAACGTTCCGGCGGCTGAAGTGACCCACGTCTCCATGCACGGTTTCTGGCTGGTTCTTGGCGATGAAGAGCTTCTCTTGCCGTTCTCCGAATTTCCCTGGCTCCGGCAGGCCACCATCGAACAACTGACCACCATCGAATGGCCAAGCCCAGACCACCTGTATTGGCCGCTGCTGGATGTGGATTTGTCCGTTGCCTCCATCCGACACCCGGAAGATTTCCCCCTCGTCTCGGCAGTATCGGCTGGCCCTGCGCTCCAGCCGGACGCCCCTCAAGGAGCGCGCCGCTGA
- a CDS encoding NAD-dependent epimerase/dehydratase family protein: protein MDDRKSFASDDLGLWPLSPTTDWLMTLTRPASTVTTTMATTSGGVVLTGGTGYLGTSLAERLLARGHRRPAPGAPRRSGARRASGAEIIVGNALDSVSIATALKAGDTLVHLVGTAHCRRRREIGRKWTG, encoded by the coding sequence ATGGATGACAGGAAAAGCTTCGCATCCGACGACTTGGGCCTCTGGCCCCTCTCACCCACGACGGACTGGCTGATGACGCTGACTCGACCTGCATCGACAGTCACTACCACCATGGCAACGACCTCTGGCGGCGTGGTGCTGACCGGCGGCACCGGTTATCTCGGCACATCCCTGGCGGAGCGACTGCTCGCCCGCGGACACCGCCGTCCGGCTCCTGGTGCGCCGCGCCGCAGCGGGGCGCGCCGCGCGTCCGGCGCAGAGATCATCGTCGGCAACGCGCTCGACAGCGTGTCGATCGCCACCGCCCTAAAGGCCGGCGACACCCTGGTTCACCTGGTCGGTACGGCGCACTGTCGGCGCCGGCGTGAAATTGGTCGCAAGTGGACGGGTTGA